From Larus michahellis chromosome 8, bLarMic1.1, whole genome shotgun sequence, one genomic window encodes:
- the ANTKMT gene encoding adenine nucleotide translocase lysine N-methyltransferase: MEPEEPGEAGWGRPGGGQLGGRGLLELAVASGVAAWATWAVLLAPGFRRVPLRLQVPYQPSGPQQVANALALLRGRAGKTVDLGSGDGRLVVEAYKQGLRPAIGYELNPWLLCLSNYRAWKAGYHGKVSFLKKDLWKVNLSDCYNVIVFLAPSVKPPLAAKLLAELPDEARVVAGRFPFPSWTPSSTLGQGLEQVWAYDMKEVRRAARSGVGGSPV; encoded by the exons ATGGagccggaggagccgggggaaGCGGGCTGGGGGCGGCCAGGGGGGGGCCAGCTGGGtggccgggggctgctggagctggcggtGGCCAGCGGGGTGGCCGCTTGGGCCACCTGGGCCGTCCTGCTGGCGCCCGGCTTCCGACGGGTCCCCCTGCGGCTCCAG gTACCCTACCAGCCTTCCGGCCCCCAGCAAGTGGCGAAcgccctggccctgctgcgggGACGCGCGGGGAAGACGGTGGACCTGGGATCGGGAGATGGACGGCTT gtgGTAGAGGCTTATAAGCAAGGTCTCAGACCAGCCATTGGCTATGAGCTCAATCCCTGGCTGCTGTGTCTCTCCAACTACAGGGCCTGGAAGGCTGGGTACCACGGGAAGGTTTCCTTCCTGAAGAAAGATCTGTGGAAG GTGAATCTTTCCGATTGCTACAATGTGATCGTGTTCCTGGCCCCCAGCGTG aaaCCTCCCCTAGCCGCTAAGCTCCTCGCGGAACTCCCCGACGAAGCCCGGGTGGTGGCTGGAcgcttccctttcccctcctggacccccagcagcaccctcgggcaggggctggagcaggtctggGCCTATGACATGAAGGAGGTGCGgcgagcggcgcggagcggcgtgGGGGGAAGCCCTGTCTAA